The Diospyros lotus cultivar Yz01 chromosome 15, ASM1463336v1, whole genome shotgun sequence genome has a window encoding:
- the LOC127791368 gene encoding phosphatidate cytidylyltransferase 1-like isoform X2 has product MQKDHSGSAPSTPTSRIRHRRRSNEIPSDFSKLNGSHLLVDDKNKYRSMWIRAYSSLWMLACFACILYLGHLYIWAMVVIIQIFMARELFNLRIRAHEGRRAHEDRRLPGFRLLNWHFFFTAMLFVYGRILNQQLVNTVTSEKIFYKLVSSLIKYQMVICYFLYIAGFVWFILTLKKKMYKYQFGQYAWTHMILIVVFTQSSFTVANIFEGIFWFLLPASLIAVNDVAAYIFGFFFGRTPLIKLSPKKTWEGFLGASVVTVVFAFVVANILGRFQWLTCPRQDLSTGWLQCDPGPLFKLEYYSLPRWVPQWFPWTEMSILPVQWHALCLGLFASIIAPFGGFFASGLKRAFKIKDFGDSIPGHGGFTDRMDCQMVMAIFAYIYHQSFIVPQSYPVEVLLNQITRNLSFEEQKALYMKLGQIFQERLLLKS; this is encoded by the exons ATTCCTTCTGACTTCAGCAAATTAAATGGAAGCCATTTACTTGTTGATGACAAGAACAAGTACAGGTCAATGTGGATCCGTGCATATTCTTCTTTGTGGATGCTTGCCTGCTTTGCATGCATTCTTTATTTGGGTCACCTTTATATTTGGGCCATGGTTGTAATAATCCAAATATTTATGGCGCGAGAGCTATTTAATTTGCGCATACGTGCTCATGAAGGTAGGCGTGCTCATGAAGATAGGCGCCTTCCAGGATTTAGACTCCTCAACTG GCACTTTTTCTTCACGGCAATGCTGTTTGTATATGGTCGCATTCTGAATCAACAGCTTGTGAATACAGTAACTTCAGAAAAGATTTTTTATAAGCTTGTGAGCAGCCTTATCAAGTATCAGATGGTTatttgttatttcttatatattgcAG GATTCGTGTGGTTTATTCTTACATTAAAGAAGAAGATGTACAAGTATCAGTTTGGCCAGTATGCATGGACACATATGATTCTTATTGTGGTCTTTACCCAGTCCTCGTTTACTGTTGCCAATATTTTTGAAGGGATTTTCTG GTTTCTTCTCCCGGCATCACTTATTGCCGTCAATGACGTAGCTGCTTATATCTTTGGCTTCTTTTTTGGGAGAACACCTTTAATCAAGCTATCTCCAAAGAAAACATGGGAGGGTTTTCTTGGAGCATCAGTTGTAACTGTTGTCTTCGCATTTGTG GTTGCAAACATCCTGGGTCGTTTCCAGTGGCTGACTTGTCCAAGGCAG GATTTATCAACTGGTTGGCTTCAATGTGACCCTGGCCCGCTTTTCAAGCTGGAGTATTATTCTTTACCCAGATGGGTTCCTCAATGG TTTCCTTGGACAGAGATGTCAATTTTGCCTGTACAGTGGCATGCTTTGTGTCTGGGTTTATTTGCATCAATTATAGCTCCTTTTGGAGGCTTCTTTGCAAGTGGCTTAAAGAGAGCTTTCAAAATTAAA GATTTTGGTGATAGTATTCCTGGACATGGTGGGTTTACTGACAGAATGGACTGCCAG ATGGTTATGGCTATCTTTGCCTACATCTATCATCAATCATTTATTGTCCCTCAAAGCTATCCGGTTGAGGTGCTTTTGAATCAG ATAACAAGGAACCTCAGTTTTGAGGAGCAGAAAGCACTATACATGAAGCTTGGGCAGATATTCCAGGAGAGGCTCCTTCTGAAATCTTGA
- the LOC127791368 gene encoding phosphatidate cytidylyltransferase 1-like isoform X1, whose product MQKDHSGSAPSTPTSRIRHRRRSNEIPSDFSKLNGSHLLVDDKNKYRSMWIRAYSSLWMLACFACILYLGHLYIWAMVVIIQIFMARELFNLRIRAHEGRRAHEDRRLPGFRLLNWHFFFTAMLFVYGRILNQQLVNTVTSEKIFYKLVSSLIKYQMVICYFLYIAGFVWFILTLKKKMYKYQFGQYAWTHMILIVVFTQSSFTVANIFEGIFWFLLPASLIAVNDVAAYIFGFFFGRTPLIKLSPKKTWEGFLGASVVTVVFAFVVANILGRFQWLTCPRQRCMQDLSTGWLQCDPGPLFKLEYYSLPRWVPQWFPWTEMSILPVQWHALCLGLFASIIAPFGGFFASGLKRAFKIKDFGDSIPGHGGFTDRMDCQMVMAIFAYIYHQSFIVPQSYPVEVLLNQITRNLSFEEQKALYMKLGQIFQERLLLKS is encoded by the exons ATTCCTTCTGACTTCAGCAAATTAAATGGAAGCCATTTACTTGTTGATGACAAGAACAAGTACAGGTCAATGTGGATCCGTGCATATTCTTCTTTGTGGATGCTTGCCTGCTTTGCATGCATTCTTTATTTGGGTCACCTTTATATTTGGGCCATGGTTGTAATAATCCAAATATTTATGGCGCGAGAGCTATTTAATTTGCGCATACGTGCTCATGAAGGTAGGCGTGCTCATGAAGATAGGCGCCTTCCAGGATTTAGACTCCTCAACTG GCACTTTTTCTTCACGGCAATGCTGTTTGTATATGGTCGCATTCTGAATCAACAGCTTGTGAATACAGTAACTTCAGAAAAGATTTTTTATAAGCTTGTGAGCAGCCTTATCAAGTATCAGATGGTTatttgttatttcttatatattgcAG GATTCGTGTGGTTTATTCTTACATTAAAGAAGAAGATGTACAAGTATCAGTTTGGCCAGTATGCATGGACACATATGATTCTTATTGTGGTCTTTACCCAGTCCTCGTTTACTGTTGCCAATATTTTTGAAGGGATTTTCTG GTTTCTTCTCCCGGCATCACTTATTGCCGTCAATGACGTAGCTGCTTATATCTTTGGCTTCTTTTTTGGGAGAACACCTTTAATCAAGCTATCTCCAAAGAAAACATGGGAGGGTTTTCTTGGAGCATCAGTTGTAACTGTTGTCTTCGCATTTGTG GTTGCAAACATCCTGGGTCGTTTCCAGTGGCTGACTTGTCCAAGGCAG AGATGTATGCAGGATTTATCAACTGGTTGGCTTCAATGTGACCCTGGCCCGCTTTTCAAGCTGGAGTATTATTCTTTACCCAGATGGGTTCCTCAATGG TTTCCTTGGACAGAGATGTCAATTTTGCCTGTACAGTGGCATGCTTTGTGTCTGGGTTTATTTGCATCAATTATAGCTCCTTTTGGAGGCTTCTTTGCAAGTGGCTTAAAGAGAGCTTTCAAAATTAAA GATTTTGGTGATAGTATTCCTGGACATGGTGGGTTTACTGACAGAATGGACTGCCAG ATGGTTATGGCTATCTTTGCCTACATCTATCATCAATCATTTATTGTCCCTCAAAGCTATCCGGTTGAGGTGCTTTTGAATCAG ATAACAAGGAACCTCAGTTTTGAGGAGCAGAAAGCACTATACATGAAGCTTGGGCAGATATTCCAGGAGAGGCTCCTTCTGAAATCTTGA